One Amaranthus tricolor cultivar Red isolate AtriRed21 chromosome 1, ASM2621246v1, whole genome shotgun sequence DNA window includes the following coding sequences:
- the LOC130828590 gene encoding deSI-like protein At4g17486 yields MKRDSKNALCSSKPGRYRGKFTSRFCMFPKVKSADSSPGFVPVYLNVYDLTPANGYMYWAGLGIYHTGVEIYGAEYAFGAHDFPTSGVFEVEPRQCPGFKFRKAIFMGTTSLEPSEVREFMEQQSRNYYGDTYHLIVKNCNHFCDDISYKLTGKRIPKWVNRLARIGSHCNCILPESLKASTIPDPHIEVYESEKKHLRPFSCFSSFSMSQKEESVSSFFLHSHYSGCLPPWDSKRTRSGFFEEDD; encoded by the exons ATGAAACGGGATTCCAAAAATGCACTGTGCAGTAGTAAGCCTGGTCGTTATAGAGGCAAATTTACGTCTCGCTTTTGTATGTTCCCCAAAGTGAAATCTGCGGATAGCAGCCCAGGATTTGTTCCGGTCTACCTAAATGTCTACGACTTAACCCCTGCCAATGGCTACATGTACTGGGCAGGACTTGGTATCTATCACACCGGTGTTGAAA TATATGGTGCGGAATATGCTTTTGGTGCTCATGACTTTCCTACAAGTGGTGTGTTTGAGGTTGAACCCCGGCAATGCCCTGGTTTTAAGTTTAGGAAAGCTATATTCATGGGAACAACGTCTCTCGAGCCTAGTGAAGTTAGAGAGTTCATGGAGCAACAATCTAGAAACTACTATGGTGATACCTATCACTTGATAGTCAAGAACTGCAACCATTTCTGTGATGATATTTCGTACAAGTTAACAGGAAAGAGGATCCCTAAATGGGTTAATCGACTTGCAAGGATAG GTTCACACTGCAACTGCATACTTCCGGAAAGTCTCAAAGCCTCGACTATCCCGGACCCCCACATTGAAGTATATGAAAGTGAAAAGAAGCACCTACGACCTTTCAGCTGTTTTTCGTCCTTCTCAATGTCTCAGAAAGAAGAATCAGTTTCTTCCTTCTTTTTACATTCACACTATAGTGGATGTCTTCCACCTTGGGACTCAAAAAGAACAAGATCTGGgttttttgaagaagatgactGA